Genomic DNA from Pelosinus sp. UFO1:
TAGGAATATTGTAACAGACACTTTGCTATCCTGCAAGAAGGTTGCTTGATATTTGGAAAATTAATATCTGTTTTTATCTTGAAAAAGAAATATTTTTTGCGCCCTATTGCTTTTCCTAAAAAAGCAGTATATTATGATAATTAGTTGTGAAAAAATATTTCATAATAAGAAATAAAATAGATATTTAATTTCAAAGGGGCATTAAAATGAGTACAACTCTTAATAAATTGCCAGCTTATCAGCGGGCGATCGCCAAAGGTCACTTAGGATCATGTGGCGCAATTTATAAAAATTTGGATCGGCCGATTATTGCAGTGGTTAACTCTTGGAATGAAATTGTTCCTGGACATTGCCATCTTCGAGAACTTGCAGAAGATGTAAAGAGAGGGATAATAGAAGCTGGTGGTTATCCCTTGGAGTTTAATACGATAGCCATTTGTGATGGTATTGCTCAGGGACATGATGGTATGAAATACGTATTACCTAGCAGAGAATTAATTGTTGACTCGATTGAGGTAATGATTCGGGCGCATGGGATTTTTGATGGCATGGTATTGCTGGGCTCTTGTGACAAAATTGTTCCTGCCATGCTGATGGCAGCTGCTCGTTTAAACATTCCAGCCGCCATGGTAACAGGTGGTCCTATGATTAATAAAATAAAGCCTGCAGAATCAAAAGCTGCTAGGCAACAGTTTATCCGAGGAGAAATTGATGAGGAGAAGCTAGTCGAGGTTACGGTAGATTACTATCCTACAGCTGGCGTCTGTCCTTTTCTTGGCACTGCAAATACCATGTGTATTGTTGCTGAAACATTGGGCATGTCTCTTCCAGGATCAGCAGCAGTCCCTGCATTAAGTGAACTTAGACATAAGGTGGCATATGATACCGGTCTGGTAATTATGGACTTAGTACAAAAGGATATTAAGCCTCGAGATATTATGAGTAAAGCTGCTTTTGATAATACGGTAGCAGTGGTCTTGGCAATGGGAGGGTCTTTGAATACGGTACTACACCTTCCAGCAATTGCTCATGAATGTGGACTTGCAGTAACTTATGATGACTTTGACCGCATTAGCCGCTACGTTCCTCTCATTACTAGAGTTGTTCCGAATAGTCAGGAATATACGGTAGCTGATTTATATCCAGTAGGTGGTGTTCCTACGATTATGAATGAATTGCAGTCGGTACTGACGTTAGATACGTTAGCTATTAACGGTAAAAACTTAGAAGAAAATCTTAAAAATGCTAAGCCTGCAGATGGTGCTATTATT
This window encodes:
- the ilvD gene encoding dihydroxy-acid dehydratase, encoding MSTTLNKLPAYQRAIAKGHLGSCGAIYKNLDRPIIAVVNSWNEIVPGHCHLRELAEDVKRGIIEAGGYPLEFNTIAICDGIAQGHDGMKYVLPSRELIVDSIEVMIRAHGIFDGMVLLGSCDKIVPAMLMAAARLNIPAAMVTGGPMINKIKPAESKAARQQFIRGEIDEEKLVEVTVDYYPTAGVCPFLGTANTMCIVAETLGMSLPGSAAVPALSELRHKVAYDTGLVIMDLVQKDIKPRDIMSKAAFDNTVAVVLAMGGSLNTVLHLPAIAHECGLAVTYDDFDRISRYVPLITRVVPNSQEYTVADLYPVGGVPTIMNELQSVLTLDTLAINGKNLEENLKNAKPADGAIIRNFDKAFTAEGGIAVLRGNLAPEGAVVKSSAVPSDMWIFSGPAKVFDSEEECMDAIDNGGIVPGDVVVIRYEGPIGGPGMREMHRATEVIGKVGNVAIVTDGRFSGASGGLSIGYLSPEAAEEGPIGIVQNGDRIDINIFERSIHLGIDDEELHYRRTNTRPIAKQKDESEFLKLYGLTTTSSAKGAVRRKIK